Proteins encoded by one window of Aspergillus puulaauensis MK2 DNA, chromosome 4, nearly complete sequence:
- a CDS encoding uncharacterized protein (COG:S;~EggNog:ENOG410PK89), whose protein sequence is MAKVDVVDGESALFPAPLNQGPVEARSLSSITSIASNPPNYPRNPAQKKLDPLVLYIVRVPGSKDVFLSPLKPPTKSSVSAEAINASLYYLHVASPDDDILLQEYEQEREERARLRKEGLIDDDPDLPIPPPEIARLNNVRRKPVSGVPDTVGLDATPPQLRRRPLPPEPSDQQSENRSSSLFADQTSSPVLPPRPPTFPSHTSNPAEAMARLTEAEGPRPPMPPRPLPGVPRHDTFDDRASPRKNNRWSALPGYVSNQVQRGRERLEGGSPVRHSFDAPRPQMRPSSSHDLPPQFPPTTHGPRSPGQSPTRRSRDIPPPRQPGFHITLIRRDPSHASQWNVATMSAPQLDGNGIDIDVSTPGYNRFAGKNEPVSLDSLGLNLPPEARALLSKHPNIASLSDTTTATHDSAPSDPAQPRRFRRKLVVSKPHNAEESRGSLDLSGGRPSMDSISGSSINAHQSISSKLKSGYYTFNSPWNGTCTFSTSVNGRSLKCKHMIPSPGFPNPTEENPAVTVAEIRFNTPFQSGHLQPHGHSHASPFTLSQTTMLKDPSATPDPSAPYYFDPFAPPPSKRAAIANLINQKLNRRPSNSSSSDGGGNETPPPLPLRHPPSSDRIDLSLAREKAGGGMRGNSAKLGKLIIEDEGIKMLDLVVAACMAVWWRGYYY, encoded by the exons ATGGCCAAGGTCGAcgtggtggatggggagtcCGCTCTGTTCCCCGCGCCGCTAAACCAAGGGCCCGTGGAGGCGcgctccctctcctccattaCTTCTATCGCCTCTAATCCTCCAAACTATCCCCGGAACCCTGCGCAAAAGAAGCTGGACCCGCTGGTGTTGTACATTGTGAGAGTTCCTGGAAGTAAAG ACGTCTTTCTCAGTCCTCTCAAACCTCCGACGAAGTCTAGTGTCTCCGCGGAGGCAATCAACGCTTCCCTATATTATCTCCACGTTGCATCTCCGGATGATGACATCCTACTCCAGGAATATGAGCAGGAGCGTGAGGAACGCGCAAGGCTACGCAAGGAAGGGTTGATCGATGATGATCCGGATCTACCAATACCGCCACCTGAAATCGCACGCTTGAACAATGTCCGGCGCAAACCCGTCTCGGGAGTTCCGGATACTGTTGGCCTCGATGCTACCCCTCCCCAACTACGCCGTCGCCCACTTCCTCCAGAGCCGTCTGATCAACAATCGGAGAATAGGTCGTCATCGCTATTTGCAGACCAAACGTCGTCGCCTGTACTACCTCCACGCCCGCCGACCTTCCCTTCCCACACGTCCAACCCAGCGGAAGCGATGGCGCGTTTGACCGAAGCAGAGGGGCCTCGTCCGCCCATGCCCCCACGGCCACTGCCCGGTGTTCCGCGGCATGATACCTTCGACGACCGAGCATCGCCAAGGAAGAACAATCGTTGGAGCGCGCTACCGGGATATGTTTCTAATCAGGTGCAGCGTGGAAGAGAGAGACTCGAAGGGGGTTCTCCGGTTCGACACAGCTTTGATGCCCCTCGACCGCAAATGCGACCTTCCTCGTCGCATGACCTACCACCACAGTTTCCACCCACGACGCATGGCCCAAGAAGTCCAGGACAATCTCCTACTAGACGCTCGCGGGATAtccctcctccgcgccaGCCAGGCTTCCATATCACACTAATTCGCCGCGACCCAAGTCACGCAAGCCAGTGGAACGTCGCAACAATGTCAGCACCTCAACTAGATGGAAAtggtattgatattgatgtGTCGACACCGGGGTATAACCGGTTTGCGGGGAAGAATGAGCCGGTCTCCCTAGACTCCCTTGGCCTGAACCTACCTCCTGAAGCTCGTGCTTTGCTTTCCAAACATCCAAACATCGCGTCACTTTCCGACACAACCACAGCAACACATGACTCCGCTCCAAGTGACCCGGCCCAACCGCGACGTTTCCGCCGCAAGCTGGTCGTATCGAAACCTCACAACGCGGAAGAGTCGCGCGGTTCTCTGGACCTTTCTGGCGGACGCCCATCAATGGACAGCATCTCCGGCAGCTCTATTAATGCACATCAATCAATATCATCTAAACTCAAAAGCGGCTATTATACTTTCAACTCGCCATGGAACGGCACTTGCACGTTCTCGACTAGCGTCAACGGCCGAAGTCTAAAATGCAAACATATGATTCCGTCACCCGGATTCCCCAACCCTACCGAAGAGAACCCAGCCGTGACTGTTGCGGAGATTCGTTTCAATACCCCCTTCCAATCCGGCCATCTTCAACCCCATGGACATTCACACGCCTCGCCCTTCACTCTCAGTCAAACTACAATGCTCAAAGATCCTTCAGCAACTCCAGACCCCTCGGCGCCGTACTATTTCGATCCTTTCGCACCACCCCCCTCTAAGCGCgctgccatcgccaaccTCATCAACCAAAAGTTAAATCGCAGACCGTCGAATAGCAGCTCCAGTGATGGAGGAGGCAACGAGACTCCTCCGCCCCTGCCACTCCGTCATCCTCCAAGCTCAGATCGCATAGACCTTTCACTCGCGCGTGAGAAAGCCGGGGGTGGCATGCGCGGTAATAGCGCCAAACTCGGCAAGCTCATTATCGAGGACGAGGGTATTAAGATGCTCGATCTGGTTGTTGCCGCCTGTATGGCTGTTTGGTGGCGGggctattattattag
- a CDS encoding metal homeostatis BSD2 family protein (COG:U;~EggNog:ENOG410PPN9;~InterPro:IPR019325;~PFAM:PF10176;~TransMembrane:2 (i214-235o312-330i);~go_process: GO:0007034 - vacuolar transport [Evidence IEA];~go_process: GO:0030001 - metal ion transport [Evidence IEA]), translating to MSSQRYQRVNAQDDDDQAPPSIALQPSPSSPPPSFRSRSASPSSRRLLHDDPLHRHSTDQALADAFDDSESEAGDEPDDRQRLMRAQPGAPPSAADTSTSTSAEPVGAASSSGANTESQAGSRGVQRTSTLLPFFGGTSSSNSNRRINSSNDGVFANLAAKPERGEKTEDLPPSYEEAAADATPPYWETTIVAPGISSDEVYVDGLPVGSIFSFIWNAMISMSFQLVGFLLTYLLHTTHAAKNGSRAGLGLTLVQYGFYMKGGSESRPDGGGSDEHITPPDPNSHSFDPNTVVESASSGGDGGASTISTGEWISYVLMIVGWFILIRAISDFLRARRHEQLVLQSPERGLPVPIIAENERTETVV from the exons ATGAGCTCGCAGCGTTATCAACGG GTCAACGCccaagacgacgacgaccaaGCCCCTCCGTCGATCGCTCTGCAGCCTTcaccatcctctccaccTCCTTCATTCCGTTCACGTTCcgcctctccctcctcaagACGCCTTCTCCATGATGACCCTTTACACCGACACAGTACAGATCAGGCCCTCGCTGATGCCTTCGATGACAGCGAGTCCGAAGCGGGCGATGAACCCGATGACCGACAGCGGCTAATGCGAGCGCAACCGGGTGCCCCCCCGTCTGCAGCAGATACCAGCACATCTACATCAGCAGAACCAGTAGGAGCGGCGTCATCTTCCGGTGCAAATACTGAGTCGCAGGCGGGATCGAGGGGAGTTCAACGGACTTCGACATTATTGCCTTTCTTCGGTGGCACATCCAGTTCAAATTCAAATCGTCGTATCAATTCATCAAATGATGGTGTTTTCGCGAATCTAGCGGCTAAGCCGGAACGGGGGGAGAAAACTGAGGATTTGCCACCG TCATATGAAGAGGCTGCCGCTGATGCGACGCCACCGTATTGGGAAACCACTATTGTGGCACCTGGTATTTCGTCAGACGAGGTCTACGTGGATGGGCTGCCGGTCGGCTCGATTTTCTCGTTCATATGGAATGCCATGATCTCCATGTCGTTCCAACTCGtcggcttcctcctcacATACCTGCTACACACAACACATGCTGCAAAGAACGGAAGCCGGGCTGGCCTCGGTCTCACATTAGTTCAGTATGGGTTTTACATGAAAGGAGGTAGCGAATCGAGGCCGGATGGTGGAGGTTCAGACGAGCATATCACACCGCCAGACCCTAATAGCCATAGTTTTGACCCGAACACGGTGGTCGAAAGTGCAAGTTcaggaggcgatggaggtgCCTCAACAATTTCCACGGGCGAGTGGATTTCCTATGTTCTGATGattgttggttggtttatCTTAATCCGGGCTATCAGCGACTTCCTCCGGGCTCGACGCCATGAGCAGCTGGTCTTGCAGAGTCCTGAGCGAGGCCTGCCTGTTCCAATTATTGCCGAGAACGAGAGGACCGAGACAGTCGTCTAA
- a CDS encoding ubiquinol-cytochrome c reductase complex assembly factor 2 (COG:S;~EggNog:ENOG410PTDX;~InterPro:IPR037653;~go_component: GO:0005739 - mitochondrion [Evidence IEA];~go_function: GO:0043022 - ribosome binding [Evidence IEA];~go_process: GO:0034551 - mitochondrial respiratory chain complex III assembly [Evidence IEA];~go_process: GO:0070131 - positive regulation of mitochondrial translation [Evidence IEA]): MARPVQTAQSRLTFLLKHWPADPIRPSSVSVQTYLQSRLPQSQSQSPEPSKAGATTAAIPTGTISEPSINALTSLLEDRYAKRYPLPPMLRHPASNPDHYDDLIREFEEAPTRDILGRIKKKLGGLFRFQ, from the exons ATGGCGCGACCTGTT CAAACCGCGCAATCACGCCTCACATTCCTCTTAAAACACTGGCCTGCTGACCCAATCCGCCCatcctccgtctccgtccAAACATACCTCCAATCGCGCCTCCCTcaatcacaatcacaatcacCAGAGCCATCAAAAGCCGGCGCCACAACGGCCGCTATACCGACGGGCACAATATCAGAGCCCTCTATCAATGCTCTGACATCACTACTAGAAGATCGATATGCCAAGCGCTATCCGCTTCCCCCTATGTTACGGCACCCTGCGAGTAACCCGGACCACTACGATGACCTGATTCgggagtttgaggaggcGCCGACGAGAGATATCCTGGGGCGGATTAAGAAGAAGTTGGGCGGATTGTTTAGATTTCAGTAG
- a CDS encoding 3-oxoacid CoA-transferase (COG:C;~EggNog:ENOG410PMDR;~InterPro:IPR004165,IPR004164,IPR012792,IPR012791, IPR037171,IPR014388;~PFAM:PF01144;~go_function: GO:0008410 - CoA-transferase activity [Evidence IEA];~go_process: GO:0046952 - ketone body catabolic process [Evidence IEA]) translates to MPSPASICLRFAKRASLNQSKHQILLARTFSNSVRRSEINKVVASADIAIKDMKSNSTLLAGGFGLSGVPDTLINAVKDNPSITGLTAVSNNAGVDGAGLGLLLQSKQIKKMIASYVGENKTFERMYLGGEIELELTPQGTLAERCRSGGAGVPAFYTPAAFGTVVQTGELPLKHNADGTVALYGEPRDVKVFDGKSYVMEESIKGDYAFVKAWKADKLGNCQFRFAAANFNGAMGRNAKMTIVEAENIVEIGELDPAAIHLPGIYVKRVIQSTAPKNIEKYTFAKEEGEESGAALGKGDTAAKRERIVRRAAKEFKNGMYANLGIGMPMLAPNFVDPSVEVQLQSENGILGLGPYPKKGQEDADLINAGKETVTLAPGAAVFGSDESFGMIRSGRIDLTILGAMQVSAKGDLANWMLPGKIKGFGGAMDLVSNPAATKVVVTMEHTDKKGNPKIVKQCEFPLTGRTCVSRIITELCVFDVDFTNGLTLIELADGVTVDEVKSKTEAPFKVADDVKPML, encoded by the exons ATgccttctccagcatcgaTATGTCTGCGCTTCGCAAAGCGCGCGTCGCTCAACCAGAGCAAG CACCAAATATTACTCGCACGGACCTTCTCGAACAGTGTTCGTCGCTCAGAGATAAACAAGGTTGTCGCTTCCGCCGACATTGCCATTAAGGACATGAAGTCAAACTCGACTCTGCTCGCCGGTGGATTCGGTCTTTCTGGGGTGCCGGACACCCTCATTAATGCAGTGAAGGACAACCCTTCAATCACCGGTCTGACGGCAGTTAGCAACAATGCCGGTGTTGATGGAGCTGGCCTAGGCCTCTTGCTTCAGTCCAAGCAAATCAAGAAGATGATCGCCAGTTACGTGGGTGAGAATAAGACCTTCGAGCGCATGTACCTTGGCGGTGAGATCGAACTTGAATTGACTCCACAGGGTACTCTGGCTGAACGGTGCCGCTCTGGCGGCGCAGGCGTTCCGGCCTTCTACACCCCTGCTGCCTTTGGAACTGTCGTCCAGACTGGAGAGCTGCCGCTGAAGCACAACGCTGACGGTACCGTTGCGCTGTACGGCGAGCCCCGCGACGTCAAGGTCTTCGATGGAAAGAGCTACGTGATGGAGGAGTCTATCAAGGGAGACTACGCCTTTGTCAAGGCGTGGAAGGCAGACAAGCTCGGCAACTGCCAATTCCGTTTCGCGGCCGCCAACTTCAATGGCGCCATGGGCCGGAACGCAAAGATGACTATTGTCGAGGCAGAGAACATCGTCGAGATCGGCGAGCTCGACCCCGCTGCTATTCATCTTCCTGGAATTTACGTGAAGCGTGTGATCCAAAGCACCGCACCCAAGAACATTGAGAAATACACCTTCGCCaaggaggagggcgaggagtcCGGCGCTGCCCTGGGCAAGGGTGACACTGCCGCTAAGCGCGAGAGAATTGTTCGCCGTGCGGCTAAGGAGTTCAAAAACGGGATGTATGCCAACTTGGGTATTGGCATGCCCATGCTGGCACCTAACTTCGTCGATCCATCTGTGGAGGTGCAACTGCAGTCTGAGAACGGTATTCTTGGCTTGGGTCCCTACCCGAAGAAGGGCCAGGAGGACGCCGATCTTATCAACGCGGGCAAGGAGACTGTGACGCTTGCCCCAGGCGCCGCTGTCTTCGGCAGTGACGAGTCCTTTGGTATGATCCGCTCCGGCAGGATTGACCTGACTATCCTCGGTGCGATGCAGGTGAGCGCTAAGGGTGACCTAGCTAACT GGATGCTTCCCGGCAAGATCAAGGGCTTCGGCGGTGCCATGGACCTCGTCTCTAACCCTGCCGCAACCAAGGTTGTTGTGACCATGGAGCACACAGACAAGAAGGGCAACCCCAAGATCGTCAAGCAGTGCGAGTTCCCCCTCACTGGTAGAACTTGTGTCAGCCGTATCATCACCGAGCTCTGCGTGTTCGATGTTGACTTCACTAACGGCTTAACCCTCATCGAGCTAGCTGATGGTGTTACTGTCGATGAGGTCAAGTCTAAGACCGAAGCGCCCTTCAAGGTTGCTGATGATGTGAAGCCTATGCTGTAA
- the UBP2 gene encoding ubiquitin-specific protease UBP2 (BUSCO:EOG092604S1;~COG:O;~EggNog:ENOG410PGYH;~InterPro:IPR025305,IPR001394,IPR018200,IPR028889, IPR038765;~MEROPS:MER0000865;~PFAM:PF13446,PF00443;~go_function: GO:0004843 - thiol-dependent ubiquitin-specific protease activity [Evidence IEA];~go_process: GO:0006511 - ubiquitin-dependent protein catabolic process [Evidence IEA];~go_process: GO:0016579 - protein deubiquitination [Evidence IEA]) — protein sequence MSSVRSAGKTAPRLVQDLFDYDPAHPPDTSRNLLSDVPPVYPDYYQGPPHFISPSACRHTYVTKPNQSVRPSQEQDKSNSGTPTKISAICLKCRYHLHLKVGTSPAGQASQSFSDHIHHLVYYYGKHKGGNTDEELTTKGQVVESFHFECSYPRCPFRITVGVASPLLSDEMVRLLTDPVVLQKRTDEALAADPERLEGVARPLPITVLMNLRTYVWNALQSNQQGKSISAINKRFMTSFGVDGKPCQGLLEFLGFTFKDNAWEPPRPNPWGAIPYQDPQRIFLDDAFHELSALISQRPLIEKKGNQDEYSLHPARDDLLFAVDAFDYTKAPRREFFQMAPAPYYEDLGVVEDMLSSDIIEAFTRQISVDRERAPRYLKCLKEIGILRGGEDSEAISRAVEAAYTDTNLYTEADVTEAYKYFGLSHDDPRLTEDSIIGKFYAYLSSTTTTQETETRQQLWRIGDSRKSERIKSAAEDRVATPQQAQVFLGVSDETADDFVMTMFTTKVNDNPSCRDVARRAVELIAEARNSDVLKHFVKTGEMTAGEMDVGDAYLLLQVPDRTADDGAIMAAYTICVDDAPAQAEKYTRALGVIASERNSPLLSSMVPGSVSKSDRDLSKWPVGLQNIGNTCYLNSLLQFYFSIKPYRNMVLDFENFKMGLDDEACQKKQVGSRKVSKKEVERSQKFLRELGVLFSDMISSPNSFVTPGQELARLTLISPSNEAAIRRRSTISAGQFGGLGEINGMPVLGPLGPPHIVTENEVQGPPAQEPAPAEPEKIKRSSDEDSEATLVSDGAKNEVPPAQSDDKENEPPDTVMVDAPNSEPEPKQENSSDAQTPADPVVPSNEPPPVPPRPAPQVDPHRQLIEEVEIGAQQDVTEVINNVLFQSQCAIRPIQIASDGEQVDQVKDLFYGQAISYILSDKGKRSKEEWWCDIKIDVATGPRDIYTAIDGAFDIQKVNVEDSVAEQYATISKLPPILQIQVQRVQFDAIKKRSFKSTHHLDLKETIYLDRYMDTRKPEILNRRKQCWEWKDKLKQLESRRAELLRQTETDGLDTAALLNSAKDILNGLSELKDSPETAQDAIDVDPQLIPELDRLAQGAQDELKNLEKEINNTQTMISSQFVDYKHLPYRLYAVFVHHGSVEFGHYYIYIFDFERNVWRKYNDTYVTEVHDLDEIFKSQDRHNNPPTPYFLVYVNDQIKNRLVSPVTRQIVETVPESAPEPVPSNATAMEGVIPSKEAEEADVDMHPPAYDEVYTENRAYDEVYTENGASGPGRNSPTAATANPLKRKGLDEAH from the exons ATGTCGTCCGTTCGCAGCGCAG GCAAGACTGCGCCCCGTCTTGTACAAGATTTATTCGACTATGACCCGGCTCATCCGCCAGATACGAGCCGTAACCTCCTGTCTGATGTGCCGCCAGTCTATCCCGACTATTACCAAGGACCGCCTCACTTCATTTCTCCATCAGCGTGCCGCCATACCTATGTCACAAAGCCTAATCAAAGTGTAAGGCCATCACAGGAGCAAGACAAGAGCAACTCCGGGACACCGACGAAGATATCCGCGATATGTTTGAAGTGCCGATACCACCTACACCTTAAAGTGGGAACTAGTCCTGCCGGTCAAGCAAGCCAATCCTTCTCCGATCACATACACCATCTAGTTTACTACTATGGGAAACATAAAGGAGGGAATACTGACGAGGAACTCACGACGAAAGGTCAGGTGGTGGAGAGCTTCCATTTCGAATGTTCATATCCGCGCTGCCCCTTCAGGATAACAGTCGGGGTCGCCTCTCCACTACTTTCTGATGAAATGGTCCGGCTGTTGACCGATCCTGTGGTCCTACAGAAGCGCACAGATGAAGCCCTTGCAGCAGATCCCGAGCGGTTGGAAGGGGTGGCTCGCCCGCTACCTATTACTGTACTGATGAATCTTCGGACCTACGTTTGGAATGCACTCCAAAGCAACCAACAGGGCAAGTCAATATCAGCTATTAATAAGCGATTTATGACGAGTTTCGGCGTTGATGGAAAACCTTGTCAAGGCCTGCTTGAATTCCTAGGATTCACTTTTAAG GATAATGCATGGGAGCCTCCACGTCCTAACCCATGGGGAGCAATCCCCTACCAAGACCCGCAAAGGATATTCCTTGACGATGCGTTCCATGAGCTATCAGCGCTTATATCACAACGACCTTTGATTGAGAAGAAAGGCAATCAGGATGAATACTCGCTCCACCCCGCCCGTGACGACCTACTCTTTGCAGTAGATGCATTTGATT ATACCAAAGCACCCAGACGGGAATTCTTTCAAATGGCACCAGCTCC TTACTATGAAGATCTGGGAGTTGTTGAAGATATGTTATCGTCCGATATCATCGAGGCATTCACTCGTCAGATTTCAGTTGATCGGGAGCGGGCTCCCAGATATTTGAAATGCCTCAAGGAGATAGGCATACTTAGAGGCGGGGAAGATTCGGAAGCAATCAGTCGTGCTGTTGAGGCGGCATACACCGATACGAACTTATACACTGAAGCAGACGTTACCGAAGCCTACAAATACTTCGGCCTCAGCCACGACGACCCCCGACTTACCGAAGATAGTATCATAGGAAAGTTCTATGCCTACCTCAGCTCGACTACGACTACCCAAGAGACCGAGACCCGCCAGCAACTCTGGAGGATAGGTGATAGTAGGAAGAGCGAGCGCATAAAGTCGGCAGCGGAAGACA GAGTTGCTACGCCTCAGCAAGCTCAGGTTTTTCTCGGTGTTAGCGATGAAACTGCAGATGATTTCGTCATGACAATGTTTACTACAAAA GTCAATGATAATCCATCTTGTCGGGACGTCGCGAGGCGTGCTGTTGAACTCATCGCCGAGGCGCGGAACTCGGATGTTCTAAAGCATTTTGTCAAGACCGGCGAGATGACAGCTGGCGAGATGGATGTCGGTGATGCATATCTACTTCTCCAAGTACCCGATCGCACTGCAGACGACGGCGCAATTATGGCGGCGTACACTATCTGTGTCGATGATGCTCCGGCCCAGGCCGAGAAGTATACCAGGGCTTTGGGTGTAATCGCAAGCGAGAGAAACAGCCCACTATTAAGCAGCATGGTACCCGGCTCCGTCAGCAAGTCAGACCGTGATTTGTCTAAATGGCCAGTTGGTTTGCAGAACATTGGCAATACCTGCTACCTCAACAGCTTATTGCAATTTTACTTCTCAATCAAACCCTACCGGAATATGGTTCTCGACTTTGAAAATTTCAAAATGGGGTTGGACGACGAGGCCTGCCAGAAAAAACAGGTGGGCTCTCGCAAGGTCTCAaagaaggaggttgagcgCTCTCAGAAGT TCCTCAGGGAATTAGGGGTACTGTTCTCGGACATGATCTCTTCTCCGAATTCTTTTGTTACTCCTGGTCAGGAGCTAGCACGGCTAACCCTCATCAGCCCTTCCAATGAAGCTGCTATTCGCCGCCGGTCAACAATATCTGCAGGCCAATTCGGAGGACTTGGTGAAATCAATGGGATGCCAGTGCTAGGGCCCTTAGGGCCCCCGCATATAGTCACGGAGAACGAGGTCCAGGGTCCGCCGGCTCaagagccagcgccagccgaACCAGAGAAGATCAAACGCTCGAGCGACGAGGATAGCGAAGCTACACTCGTCTCTGACGGAGCGAAGAATGAGGTGCCACCCGCTCAAAGTGACGATAAAGAAAATGAGCCTCCGGATACTGTCATGGTTGATGCGCCGAATAGCGAGCCAGAACCCAAGCAAGAAAATAGTTCCGATGCACAAACGCCGGCAGATCCAGTAGTTCCTTCCAATGAACCTCCACCAGTACCACCGCGACCTGCACCGCAAGTGGATCCTCACAGGCAACTTatcgaggaagtcgaaaTCGGAGCCCAACAGGATGTTACGGAAGTTATCAATAACGTCCTATTTCAAAGCCAATGCGCCATTCGCCCGATTCAAATTGCATCGGACGGAGAACAAGTCGATCAGGTGAAAGA TCTATTCTATGGGCAAGCTATCTCGTATATCCTGTCCGACAAAGGTAAACGCTCAAAGGAGGAGTGGTGGTGCGACATCAAGATAGATGTGGCAACAGGGCCCCGCGATATATACACAGCTATAGATGGGGCCTTCGATATCCAGAAAGTCAACGTCGAGGACTCCGTTGCAGAACAATACGCTACTATCAGCAAACTCCCTCCCATACTTCAGATTCAAGTCCAGCGAGTCCAGTTTGACGCTATCAAAAAGCGATCATTCAAGTCCACACATCACCTAGACCTCAAGGAGACCATCTATCTAGATCGATATATGGACACTCGGAAGCCGGAGATTTTGAATCGTCGGAAACAATGTTGGGAATGGAAAGATAAGCTGAAACAGCTCGAGTCCCGTCGAGCGGAACTCTTACGCCAAACT GAAACCGATGGCCTTGACACAGCTGCCTTGTTAAACAGTGCCAAGGACATTTTAAACGGTCTCAGCGAGTTGAAAGACAGCCCCGAGACCGCGCAGGATGCAATCGACGTTGACCCTCAACTCATTCCAGAACTTGATCGGCTTGCGCAAGGGGCGCAAGACGAATTGAAGA ACCTTGAAAAGGAAATCAATAATACTCAGACAATGATCTCGAGTCAATTTGTGGATTACAAGCATCTACCCTATCGACTATATGCTGTTTTTGTCCATCATGGTTCGGTCGAATTCGGACActactatatctatattttcgATTTTGAGCGGAACGTCTGGCGCAAATACAACGATACCTACGTGACGGAAGTCCACGATCTTGACGAAATATTCAAAAGCCAAGACCGCCATAATAACCCCCCTACACCCTACTTCTTGGTATACGTTAACGACCAAATCAAAAATCGACTAGTCAGTCCGGTCACTAGGCAAATAGTGGAAACGGTTCCGGAGAGCGCACCTGAACCAGTCCCCAGCAACGCCACAGCTATGGAAGGGGTCATTCCAtcgaaagaagcagaagaagccgatGTAGATATGCATCCACCAGCATATGATGAGGTATACACTGAGAACCGTGCATATGATGAGGTATACACTGAGAACGGTGCATCAG GCCCGGGGAGGAACTCACCGACCGCCGCGACTGCGAATCCATTGAAGCGCAAGGGACTAGATGAGGCGCATTGA
- a CDS encoding Tim17/Tim22/Tim23/Pmp24 family protein (COG:O;~EggNog:ENOG410PNSI;~TransMembrane:3 (o50-71i83-102o108-126i)), giving the protein MGSSAEDHHYHPQDIISRTMKTTGLTGSVGLFASAVQNTLARQNVGPWGVFVRSGGTIGIFAAMGGTYEFVKTSSANLRETEDVWNVALGGFFAGAILGLRARTFPALLGHGAALATAMGAFEYTGGSLFGYKKNRDIDEFERREQLRTQWRTSGEQTLAELGEGRGIYGPGYQERRRERIKEAYGIDVPTGAPAS; this is encoded by the exons ATGGGCTCGTCCGCGGAAGACCACCATTATCACCCTCAAGACATTATCTCccggacgatgaagacgacgggGCTCACGGGCTCCGTCGGTCTCTTCGCATCCGCTGTTCAGAACACCCTCGCTCGGCAGAACGTGGGACCATGGGGAGTTTTCGTTCGTAGTGGTGGCACAATTGGTATTTTCG CCGCTATGGGAGGTACCTATGAGTTCGTGAAGACTTCGTCCGCCAACCTACGAGAGACGGAAGACGTTTGGAACGTTGCCCTTGGAGGTTTCTTTGCCGGTGCAATCCTCGGTCTGCGAG CCCGGACATTCCCCGCTCTTCTTGGTCACGGTGCGGCGCTGGCCACCGCAATGGGTGCATTCGAGTACACCGGCGGATCATTGTTTGGCTACAAGAAGAACCGTGATATTGATGAATTCGAGCGTCGGGAACAGCTGCGAACACAATGGAGGACCTCCGGTGAGCAGACGCTGGCCGAGCTGGGTGAGGGACGAG GAATTTACGGCCCCGGATACCAagagagacggcgagagcGGATTAAGGAGGCGTACGGAATTGACGTCCCTACCGGTGCTCCCGCGTCATAA